In one Macaca nemestrina isolate mMacNem1 chromosome 2, mMacNem.hap1, whole genome shotgun sequence genomic region, the following are encoded:
- the LOC105470781 gene encoding transforming growth factor beta activator LRRC33 isoform X3, giving the protein MGGHTLGLRAALEMELLPLWLCLGFHFLTVDWRDRSVTATAASQRGCKLVGGDTDCRGQSLASVPSSLPPHARTLILDANPLKALWNHSLQPYPLLESLSLHSCHLERIGRGAFQEQGHLRSLVLGDNCLSENYKETAAALHTLPGLQTLDLSGNSLTEDMAALMLQNLSSLQSVSLARNTIMRLDDSVFEGLERLRELDLQRNYIFEIEGGAFDGLTELRHLNLAYNNLPCIVDFGLTQLRSLNVSYNVLEWFLAAGGEAAFELETLDLSHNQLLFFPLLPQYSKLHTLLLRDNNMGFYRDLYNTSSPREMVAQFLLVDGNVTNITTVNLWEEFSSSDLADLRFLDMSQNQFQYLPDGFLRKMPSLSHLNLNQNCLMTLHIREHEPPGALTELDLSHNQLSELHLTPGLASCLGSLRLFNLSSNQLLGVPPGLFANARNITTLDMSHNQISLCPLPAASDRVGPPSCVDFRNMASLRSLSLEGCGLGALPDCPFQGTSLTSLDLSSNWGVLNGSLAPLRDVAPMLQVLSLRNMGLHSNFMALDFSGFGNLRDLDLSGNCLTTFPRFGGSLALETLDLRRNSLTALPQKAVSEQLSRGLRTIYLSQNPYDCCGVDGWGALQQGQTVADWATVTCNLSSKIIRLAELPGGVPRDCKWERLDLGLLYLVLILPSCLTLLVACTLIVLTFKKPLLQVIKSRCHWSSVY; this is encoded by the exons GGCTGCCCTTGAGATGGAGTTGCTGCCCCTCTGGCTCTGCCTGGGTTTTCACTTCTTGACAGTGGACTGGAGGGACAGAAGTGTAACGGCCACAGCAGCTTCCCAACGGGGCTGTAAGTTG GTGGGTGGAGACACTGACTGCCGAGGGCAGAGCCTTGCTTCGGTGCCCAGCAGCCTCCCGCCCCACGCCCGGACGCTCATCCTGGATGCCAACCCTCTCAAGGCCCTGTGGAATCACTCCCTCCAGCCTTACCCTCTCCTGGAGAGCCTCAGTCTGCACAGCTGCCACCTGGAACGCATCGGCCGCGGCGCCTTCCAGGAGCAAGGCCACCTGCGCAGCCTGGTCCTGGGGGACAACTGCCTTTCAGAGAACTACAAAGAGACGGCAGCGGCACTCCACACCCTGCCAGGCCTGCAGACGCTGGACTTGTCGGGAAACTCCCTGACGGAGGACATGGCGGCCCTCATGCTCCAGAACCTCTCCTCGCTGCAGTCCGTGTCCCTGGCGAGGAACACCATCATGCGGCTGGATGACTCCGTCTTCGAGGGCCTGGAGCGTCTCCGGGAGCTGGATTTGCAGAGGAACTACATCTTTGAGATTGAGGGAGGTGCTTTTGACGGCCTGACTGAGCTGAGACACCTCAACCTGGCCTACAACAACCTCCCCTGCATTGTGGACTTCGGGCTCACACAGCTGCGGTCTCTCAACGTCAGCTACAATGTCCTGGAGTGGTTCCTCGCGGCCGGGGGAGAGGCTGCGTTTGAGCTGGAGACGCTGGACCTGTCTCACAACCAGCTGTTGTTTTTCCCGCTGCTGCCGCAGTACAGCAAGTTGCACACCCTCCTGCTGCGTGACAACAACATGGGCTTCTACAGGGACCTGTACAACACCTCGTCGCCAAGGGAGATGGTGGCCCAGTTCCTCCTTGTGGACGGCAACGTGACCAACATCACCACCGTCAACCTCTGGGAAGAATTTTCCTCCAGTGACCTCGCAGATCTCCGCTTCCTGGACATGAGCCAGAACCAGTTCCAGTACCTGCCAGATGGCTTCCTGAGGAAAATGCCTTCCCTCTCCCACCTGAACCTCAACCAGAATTGCCTGATGACGCTTCACATTCGGGAGCACGAGCCCCCTGGAGCGCTCACCGAGCTGGACCTGAGCCACAACCAGCTGTCGGAGCTGCACCTGACTCCAGGGCTGGCCAGCTGCCTGGGCAGCCTGCGCTTGTTCAACCTGAGCTCCAACCAGCTCCTGGGCGTCCCCCCTGGCCTCTTCGCCAACGCCAGGAACATCACTACACTTGACATGAGCCACAATCAGATCTCACTTTGTCCCCTGCCAGCTGCCTCGGACCGGGTGGGCCCCCCTAGCTGTGTGGATTTCAGGAATATGGCATCTTTAAGGAGCCTCTCTCTGGAGGGCTGTGGGCTGGGGGCATTGCCAGACTGCCCATTCCAAGGGACCTCCCTCACCTCCTTAGACCTCTCAAGCAACTGGGGGGTTCTGAATGGGAGCCTCGCCCCACTCCGGGACGTTGCCCCCATGTTACAGGTCCTGTCTCTCAGGAACATGGGCCTCCACTCCAACTTTATGGCGCTGGACTTCTCCGGGTTTGGGAATCTGAGGGACTTAGACCTGTCGGGAAATTGCTTGACCACCTTCCCAAGGTTTGGGGGCAGCCTGGCCCTGGAGACCCTGGATCTCCGTAGAAACTCGCTCACAGCCCTTCCCCAGAAGGCTGTGTCTGAGCAGCTCTCCAGAGGTCTGCGGACCATCTACCTCAGTCAGAATCCGTATGACTGCTGTGGGGTGGACGGCTGGGGGGCCCTGCAGCAGGGGCAGACGGTGGCCGACTGGGCCACGGTCACTTGTAACCTCTCCTCCAAGATCATCCGCCTGGCGGAGCTGCCCGGGGGTGTGCCTCGGGACTGTAAGTGGGAGCGGCTGGACCTGGGCCTGCTCTACCTGGTGCTCATCCTCCCCAGCTGCCTCACCCTGCTGGTGGCCTGCACCCTCATCGTCCTCACTTTTAAGAAGCCTCTGCTTCAGGTCATCAAGAGCCGCTGCCACTGGTCCTCTGTTTACTGA
- the LOC105470781 gene encoding transforming growth factor beta activator LRRC33 isoform X1 — MELLPLWLCLGFHFLTVDWRDRSVTATAASQRGCKLVGGDTDCRGQSLASVPSSLPPHARTLILDANPLKALWNHSLQPYPLLESLSLHSCHLERIGRGAFQEQGHLRSLVLGDNCLSENYKETAAALHTLPGLQTLDLSGNSLTEDMAALMLQNLSSLQSVSLARNTIMRLDDSVFEGLERLRELDLQRNYIFEIEGGAFDGLTELRHLNLAYNNLPCIVDFGLTQLRSLNVSYNVLEWFLAAGGEAAFELETLDLSHNQLLFFPLLPQYSKLHTLLLRDNNMGFYRDLYNTSSPREMVAQFLLVDGNVTNITTVNLWEEFSSSDLADLRFLDMSQNQFQYLPDGFLRKMPSLSHLNLNQNCLMTLHIREHEPPGALTELDLSHNQLSELHLTPGLASCLGSLRLFNLSSNQLLGVPPGLFANARNITTLDMSHNQISLCPLPAASDRVGPPSCVDFRNMASLRSLSLEGCGLGALPDCPFQGTSLTSLDLSSNWGVLNGSLAPLRDVAPMLQVLSLRNMGLHSNFMALDFSGFGNLRDLDLSGNCLTTFPRFGGSLALETLDLRRNSLTALPQKAVSEQLSRGLRTIYLSQNPYDCCGVDGWGALQQGQTVADWATVTCNLSSKIIRLAELPGGVPRDCKWERLDLGLLYLVLILPSCLTLLVACTLIVLTFKKPLLQVIKSRCHWSSVY, encoded by the exons ATGGAGTTGCTGCCCCTCTGGCTCTGCCTGGGTTTTCACTTCTTGACAGTGGACTGGAGGGACAGAAGTGTAACGGCCACAGCAGCTTCCCAACGGGGCTGTAAGTTG GTGGGTGGAGACACTGACTGCCGAGGGCAGAGCCTTGCTTCGGTGCCCAGCAGCCTCCCGCCCCACGCCCGGACGCTCATCCTGGATGCCAACCCTCTCAAGGCCCTGTGGAATCACTCCCTCCAGCCTTACCCTCTCCTGGAGAGCCTCAGTCTGCACAGCTGCCACCTGGAACGCATCGGCCGCGGCGCCTTCCAGGAGCAAGGCCACCTGCGCAGCCTGGTCCTGGGGGACAACTGCCTTTCAGAGAACTACAAAGAGACGGCAGCGGCACTCCACACCCTGCCAGGCCTGCAGACGCTGGACTTGTCGGGAAACTCCCTGACGGAGGACATGGCGGCCCTCATGCTCCAGAACCTCTCCTCGCTGCAGTCCGTGTCCCTGGCGAGGAACACCATCATGCGGCTGGATGACTCCGTCTTCGAGGGCCTGGAGCGTCTCCGGGAGCTGGATTTGCAGAGGAACTACATCTTTGAGATTGAGGGAGGTGCTTTTGACGGCCTGACTGAGCTGAGACACCTCAACCTGGCCTACAACAACCTCCCCTGCATTGTGGACTTCGGGCTCACACAGCTGCGGTCTCTCAACGTCAGCTACAATGTCCTGGAGTGGTTCCTCGCGGCCGGGGGAGAGGCTGCGTTTGAGCTGGAGACGCTGGACCTGTCTCACAACCAGCTGTTGTTTTTCCCGCTGCTGCCGCAGTACAGCAAGTTGCACACCCTCCTGCTGCGTGACAACAACATGGGCTTCTACAGGGACCTGTACAACACCTCGTCGCCAAGGGAGATGGTGGCCCAGTTCCTCCTTGTGGACGGCAACGTGACCAACATCACCACCGTCAACCTCTGGGAAGAATTTTCCTCCAGTGACCTCGCAGATCTCCGCTTCCTGGACATGAGCCAGAACCAGTTCCAGTACCTGCCAGATGGCTTCCTGAGGAAAATGCCTTCCCTCTCCCACCTGAACCTCAACCAGAATTGCCTGATGACGCTTCACATTCGGGAGCACGAGCCCCCTGGAGCGCTCACCGAGCTGGACCTGAGCCACAACCAGCTGTCGGAGCTGCACCTGACTCCAGGGCTGGCCAGCTGCCTGGGCAGCCTGCGCTTGTTCAACCTGAGCTCCAACCAGCTCCTGGGCGTCCCCCCTGGCCTCTTCGCCAACGCCAGGAACATCACTACACTTGACATGAGCCACAATCAGATCTCACTTTGTCCCCTGCCAGCTGCCTCGGACCGGGTGGGCCCCCCTAGCTGTGTGGATTTCAGGAATATGGCATCTTTAAGGAGCCTCTCTCTGGAGGGCTGTGGGCTGGGGGCATTGCCAGACTGCCCATTCCAAGGGACCTCCCTCACCTCCTTAGACCTCTCAAGCAACTGGGGGGTTCTGAATGGGAGCCTCGCCCCACTCCGGGACGTTGCCCCCATGTTACAGGTCCTGTCTCTCAGGAACATGGGCCTCCACTCCAACTTTATGGCGCTGGACTTCTCCGGGTTTGGGAATCTGAGGGACTTAGACCTGTCGGGAAATTGCTTGACCACCTTCCCAAGGTTTGGGGGCAGCCTGGCCCTGGAGACCCTGGATCTCCGTAGAAACTCGCTCACAGCCCTTCCCCAGAAGGCTGTGTCTGAGCAGCTCTCCAGAGGTCTGCGGACCATCTACCTCAGTCAGAATCCGTATGACTGCTGTGGGGTGGACGGCTGGGGGGCCCTGCAGCAGGGGCAGACGGTGGCCGACTGGGCCACGGTCACTTGTAACCTCTCCTCCAAGATCATCCGCCTGGCGGAGCTGCCCGGGGGTGTGCCTCGGGACTGTAAGTGGGAGCGGCTGGACCTGGGCCTGCTCTACCTGGTGCTCATCCTCCCCAGCTGCCTCACCCTGCTGGTGGCCTGCACCCTCATCGTCCTCACTTTTAAGAAGCCTCTGCTTCAGGTCATCAAGAGCCGCTGCCACTGGTCCTCTGTTTACTGA
- the LOC105470781 gene encoding transforming growth factor beta activator LRRC33 isoform X2, translating into MPHRKEGAQPRVRLLSRRPEPRRGCAPRSRLRLREPAALEMELLPLWLCLGFHFLTVDWRDRSVTATAASQRGCKLVGGDTDCRGQSLASVPSSLPPHARTLILDANPLKALWNHSLQPYPLLESLSLHSCHLERIGRGAFQEQGHLRSLVLGDNCLSENYKETAAALHTLPGLQTLDLSGNSLTEDMAALMLQNLSSLQSVSLARNTIMRLDDSVFEGLERLRELDLQRNYIFEIEGGAFDGLTELRHLNLAYNNLPCIVDFGLTQLRSLNVSYNVLEWFLAAGGEAAFELETLDLSHNQLLFFPLLPQYSKLHTLLLRDNNMGFYRDLYNTSSPREMVAQFLLVDGNVTNITTVNLWEEFSSSDLADLRFLDMSQNQFQYLPDGFLRKMPSLSHLNLNQNCLMTLHIREHEPPGALTELDLSHNQLSELHLTPGLASCLGSLRLFNLSSNQLLGVPPGLFANARNITTLDMSHNQISLCPLPAASDRVGPPSCVDFRNMASLRSLSLEGCGLGALPDCPFQGTSLTSLDLSSNWGVLNGSLAPLRDVAPMLQVLSLRNMGLHSNFMALDFSGFGNLRDLDLSGNCLTTFPRFGGSLALETLDLRRNSLTALPQKAVSEQLSRGLRTIYLSQNPYDCCGVDGWGALQQGQTVADWATVTCNLSSKIIRLAELPGGVPRDCKWERLDLGLLYLVLILPSCLTLLVACTLIVLTFKKPLLQVIKSRCHWSSVY; encoded by the exons GGCTGCCCTTGAGATGGAGTTGCTGCCCCTCTGGCTCTGCCTGGGTTTTCACTTCTTGACAGTGGACTGGAGGGACAGAAGTGTAACGGCCACAGCAGCTTCCCAACGGGGCTGTAAGTTG GTGGGTGGAGACACTGACTGCCGAGGGCAGAGCCTTGCTTCGGTGCCCAGCAGCCTCCCGCCCCACGCCCGGACGCTCATCCTGGATGCCAACCCTCTCAAGGCCCTGTGGAATCACTCCCTCCAGCCTTACCCTCTCCTGGAGAGCCTCAGTCTGCACAGCTGCCACCTGGAACGCATCGGCCGCGGCGCCTTCCAGGAGCAAGGCCACCTGCGCAGCCTGGTCCTGGGGGACAACTGCCTTTCAGAGAACTACAAAGAGACGGCAGCGGCACTCCACACCCTGCCAGGCCTGCAGACGCTGGACTTGTCGGGAAACTCCCTGACGGAGGACATGGCGGCCCTCATGCTCCAGAACCTCTCCTCGCTGCAGTCCGTGTCCCTGGCGAGGAACACCATCATGCGGCTGGATGACTCCGTCTTCGAGGGCCTGGAGCGTCTCCGGGAGCTGGATTTGCAGAGGAACTACATCTTTGAGATTGAGGGAGGTGCTTTTGACGGCCTGACTGAGCTGAGACACCTCAACCTGGCCTACAACAACCTCCCCTGCATTGTGGACTTCGGGCTCACACAGCTGCGGTCTCTCAACGTCAGCTACAATGTCCTGGAGTGGTTCCTCGCGGCCGGGGGAGAGGCTGCGTTTGAGCTGGAGACGCTGGACCTGTCTCACAACCAGCTGTTGTTTTTCCCGCTGCTGCCGCAGTACAGCAAGTTGCACACCCTCCTGCTGCGTGACAACAACATGGGCTTCTACAGGGACCTGTACAACACCTCGTCGCCAAGGGAGATGGTGGCCCAGTTCCTCCTTGTGGACGGCAACGTGACCAACATCACCACCGTCAACCTCTGGGAAGAATTTTCCTCCAGTGACCTCGCAGATCTCCGCTTCCTGGACATGAGCCAGAACCAGTTCCAGTACCTGCCAGATGGCTTCCTGAGGAAAATGCCTTCCCTCTCCCACCTGAACCTCAACCAGAATTGCCTGATGACGCTTCACATTCGGGAGCACGAGCCCCCTGGAGCGCTCACCGAGCTGGACCTGAGCCACAACCAGCTGTCGGAGCTGCACCTGACTCCAGGGCTGGCCAGCTGCCTGGGCAGCCTGCGCTTGTTCAACCTGAGCTCCAACCAGCTCCTGGGCGTCCCCCCTGGCCTCTTCGCCAACGCCAGGAACATCACTACACTTGACATGAGCCACAATCAGATCTCACTTTGTCCCCTGCCAGCTGCCTCGGACCGGGTGGGCCCCCCTAGCTGTGTGGATTTCAGGAATATGGCATCTTTAAGGAGCCTCTCTCTGGAGGGCTGTGGGCTGGGGGCATTGCCAGACTGCCCATTCCAAGGGACCTCCCTCACCTCCTTAGACCTCTCAAGCAACTGGGGGGTTCTGAATGGGAGCCTCGCCCCACTCCGGGACGTTGCCCCCATGTTACAGGTCCTGTCTCTCAGGAACATGGGCCTCCACTCCAACTTTATGGCGCTGGACTTCTCCGGGTTTGGGAATCTGAGGGACTTAGACCTGTCGGGAAATTGCTTGACCACCTTCCCAAGGTTTGGGGGCAGCCTGGCCCTGGAGACCCTGGATCTCCGTAGAAACTCGCTCACAGCCCTTCCCCAGAAGGCTGTGTCTGAGCAGCTCTCCAGAGGTCTGCGGACCATCTACCTCAGTCAGAATCCGTATGACTGCTGTGGGGTGGACGGCTGGGGGGCCCTGCAGCAGGGGCAGACGGTGGCCGACTGGGCCACGGTCACTTGTAACCTCTCCTCCAAGATCATCCGCCTGGCGGAGCTGCCCGGGGGTGTGCCTCGGGACTGTAAGTGGGAGCGGCTGGACCTGGGCCTGCTCTACCTGGTGCTCATCCTCCCCAGCTGCCTCACCCTGCTGGTGGCCTGCACCCTCATCGTCCTCACTTTTAAGAAGCCTCTGCTTCAGGTCATCAAGAGCCGCTGCCACTGGTCCTCTGTTTACTGA